The genomic window TTGATATCAAAATTCAgaattgctttgtttttaataactgggGGGAAAGGGTTCAtttagttttttctcttttagcagtgcactttttctcttctcctcataGATCCCTTAAAAAAAAGCATGGCTTTGGAAAATTCCTCTTCAGTCACTGAGTTCATCCTTGCAGGCTTAACAGATCAACCAGAGCTCCAGCTACCCCTATTCTTCCTATTTATGGGGATGTATGTGATCACTATAACGGGAAACTTTGGATTGACCATTTTAATCATAATGAATTCTCAGCTTCACACTCCTATGTACTATTTCCtctttaatttatctttcataGATCTCTGCTACTCCTCTCTTTTTACTCCCAAAATGTTGATGAATTTTGTCGTAAAGCAAAACACCATCTCTTATTCAGGATGTATGACTCAGctctatttcttctgtttttttgttaTCTCTGAAATCTATATGTTGACAATAATGGCTTATGATCGTTATGTTGCCATCTGTAATCCATTGCTGTATAATGTCACTATGTCCAATCAGGTCTGCTCTTGGCTATTGGGTGGGGTATATGCAATGGCATTTGCTGGTGCGATGGCTCACACTGGATGCATGCTGAGACTTGTCTTCTGTGATGCTCACATCATAAACCATTATATGTGTGACATCCTCCCCCTCCTCCAGCTCTCCTGCACTAGCACCTATGTCAATGAGCTGGTAGTTTTCATTATTGTGGGCACTAACATTATAGTACCTAGTATAACCATCCTTACATCTTATGCTCTTATTCTGTCCAGTATCCTGAGCATGAGCTCCACTGAGAGCAGGTCCAAAGCCTTCAGCACCTGTAGCTCCCACATAATTGCTGTTGCTCTTTTCTTTGGATCAGGTTCATTCATGTATCTCCAACCGTCCTCCTCTGGATCTGTGAACCAGGGCAAAGTTGCTTCAGTGTTTTACACAAATGTGGGACCTATGCTAAATCCCCTCATTTATAGTCTGAGGAATAAAGATGTTCAGTTTGCCATGAAGAAAACCTTGAAGAGTAGAATGTTTACAAGAACAGCAACAGGACTTTCATAATTTGAGTTGAACGTAATGGCCAAGATTTTTTCTTGCATTGATTAATTGCAATTAACTCTGGAAGGAATCCttatccaaattcttttttccctGTTCTTTATTATCAACTTTCTCATTAGGACTTACTTCCTTTGTTATAATGTTTAAGTAGAAAGAAGAAGATGATTAGAGTTTTAGTCTTGGAAGTTGTTTCTCCATGATCTTAATTAAGGCTCTTAGCCTTTTgggtttcatatttttaatttgtaaactTGTAGACATTTGGACTAtgaggcttttaaaattttttatcttcattaatGATCCTTGACCCTCTGGAGCCATAATTGGTCATAATGAAAATGACCTTATTATATCACTGAATAAATTatatcttaatctttttttctttgttcattgtTACTGATTTGTaaatcaggaaaaacaaacatcCGAAAGGACTATTTTgggtaaatattaataatttgtcCAAATTAGGGAGATGTGAAATAACCTTCTCTCCCTTCTAGcaaatctatcataattgatcttACTGCccttttttatattgtatttttgttatttttcctctcaaaattgttataaaaattgGATAGAtgtggaaaaatataatttgttcctAACATCAAAATTCAAAGTAACTGCCTATCATATTCCCTGACCCAATCCCTTAAACTTCAAGGGACAGCTACCTATTGGATGTTGATACAGATGTTTTCCAACTCCCATAATAAACATACAATAGAACTTGTCTGGCTCAGAACAATAATTAAACATCTCAGTGTGGTGTAAATGGAATCTACTTATGACTAGAAAATGATCAGAAATGGGTAACTATTGGATTCCAGCTTTAaggaaaaaagttttcattttctgaaaaaattGGTAATAGAAAATATTCTTAGACAGTTATAGCATGTGAGAAATTAGAACAAGTTGATATAACTTATACATCCCTCTTGAGGGAAATTTCTGTTCCCTGGTCAAATTAAGTGAACCTCTAGAATGGAAAaaggcatttttatttttgttctccaACAGTTATTATCAGAAGCTAACTggaattgtgaaaatatgtttgcCATATaatccaacattttcattttatagagagctAAATACTTACCCAAGTAGACATAGGTAGTAAGAATAGTCTATATATAAAGGATTGAACATTTTTTGAGGAACAATGAGGAACAATGTACTACTTGTTGAAGTACATGTACAGTTCTTGTAGTCAAAACAGACTACAGTAAAATATAAAGAGTGCTGAGatattatttcatattctctttaGTAAATCTAGTAACTAATTGACATTGACCAACTTCTCACATCTTATGTTTTCCATATcaacaaaacagaaataacaaCATTAGTTCAAAAAGTTGTCctgaaaatcatttgataaaatataggaaaaaaagtttGGGAATCTTAATAAGAATAGTCTCTAAATGCcagttattttttgttatatattattttctattctcacatgtttttaatttccttttttaaacaggCTTGTCTCAATTTTTGCCAAAGCTCCCACGatgaatttttaaactttagaACAGATAGCAGAGCAAGGTAGGTGATATCTAAGAGTTAAGAATATTATAATTGGTTATATTGATAAGATTGGAAGTTAGAAGTAAAGGACTAGCAATAGCAATCCCTCTTTTCCTCTTGTGATTAAGAAATTTTTTAACTCTACCTGCAATGTTGAAAGAGAGAGTGGATCAAACTTTTTGTATAGCAAACTAGACATCTTTGAAGGATATCTTGATggagtaaaaatactatactagtcttttttttttttttttttttttgtatttccctcAGTATCCTTTAAGGAAAATATGATTCTGTGAGTCAAGAATAGAACATTGATAAGCAAGAGAACTGTATTTCTACATTGATGTCATTACAGATC from Sminthopsis crassicaudata isolate SCR6 chromosome 3, ASM4859323v1, whole genome shotgun sequence includes these protein-coding regions:
- the LOC141563195 gene encoding olfactory receptor 8B8-like, whose translation is MALENSSSVTEFILAGLTDQPELQLPLFFLFMGMYVITITGNFGLTILIIMNSQLHTPMYYFLFNLSFIDLCYSSLFTPKMLMNFVVKQNTISYSGCMTQLYFFCFFVISEIYMLTIMAYDRYVAICNPLLYNVTMSNQVCSWLLGGVYAMAFAGAMAHTGCMLRLVFCDAHIINHYMCDILPLLQLSCTSTYVNELVVFIIVGTNIIVPSITILTSYALILSSILSMSSTESRSKAFSTCSSHIIAVALFFGSGSFMYLQPSSSGSVNQGKVASVFYTNVGPMLNPLIYSLRNKDVQFAMKKTLKSRMFTRTATGLS